The genomic segment TTGACAGGGCGATCGTCCCATCAGCCCCGGCCGACGCCAACGTCTTACCGTCCGGGCTCCAAGCGATTTCCCACACCGAACTGTTAGGATGACCTCGCCAACGCTTCAAGAGTTTTCCTTCGCGTGACCACATTCTCAGATTTCCGGCGACATTTCCCGAGACCAGCCGCTTGCCATCATTCGGGTGCCATTTCACGGTGCGCACATCGCACGCGTTGCCGAACAAGGTTATACTCGGTGTCCCGGTTTCGAAGTCCCAGATTCTGACCGTGTCGTCATTGCTGGCCGTTGCGAGCAGTTTGCCGTTTGGACTCCAGTCAACCTTGGTAAGACCATCGGTATGGCCGCAGAAGATCCTCTTTAATTCAAAGCTGGGAAATTCGTAGACGCGCAGCACTTCGTCGGTGGGAACGGCGATATACCGGCCATCGGGACTCCACGCAAAATGGCCGAGAATGTTATTTGGTGTACCAGTGACGTGCCGGTTCACAATCTGCCAGCGGGCAATACCTGGCAGCGCGGGAGGATCGGGAAGTAAGCCGGCAAAGGGTTCGGGCGAAGGCGTCTCCCGCCGGGATATCTCCGGAGGCCGCACTGTGTTTTCGTTCTCGATCGTCACCGCATGGCCGTCGGGGTAGGTGGTCTGGGAAATCACGTTTCCGTCCCGGTCCTTCACCACGACCACGATCGCCGCCGCCACAATGCCCCCGATAAACGCAGCGGCGAATGACAACGCCAACGTGCGATTCCGTTGGGCCCACTTTGAAATCCGCGTCGCTACCGAAGGACGCCGGGCGTGGATCGGCTCGCCGTTCAAATATCGCCGCAAGTCATCCGCAAATTCTTGAGCCGTTGCGTAACGGTCCGCTGGTTCCTTGGCGATCGCCTTGTGGATGATCGTTTCTAGGTCAGCGGGAATCGCATTGTTTACTTGTCGCAACGGCGATGGCTCTTCCTCTAGGCCCTTTTGTAGCAGCTCATTGCGGGCGGCTGATGGATAGACCGGGCTAAGCGAAAGCATTTCGTACAATGTCACGCCCAGCGAATAGAGGTCGCTGCGGCGATCAACGGCGTCGTTTTGGCCGGTGGCCTGTTCGGGACTCATATACCGCAGCGTCCCCATGACATCGCCGGTCGTCGTCAGGCCGGCATCCCCTTCGATACGCGCGAGACCAAAATCGGTGACCCATAGTTTGCCTCCGGCATCCAGCATCAAATTTGACGGCTTGATGTCGCGATGCAGGATGCCATTTTGGTGCGCAAACTCCAATGCCTCTGCCCCTTGAATGCCCAACCCGGCAATAGTGCGAAAATACTCCGGTTTGTTCGTGGCGTCTTTGGTGGGCAGCGCCGCGAACGTACCGGTATCGTTGACAGCATTCGAATCAGGGCGTGCGAAGTTGTCATCGTCCTCGTCGAGCGGCATGTCGGGACGGGTCAGGTCTGCTGGCTCAAACCGTCCCGTAACCAACTCCGAAGCCAAACTGAAATCGGCGTCTTTGGTGACCGGCAAGTCGAGCTCGTCTTTTTGCGCGACCTGCCGCAGTTGTTTGATCAGATCGGAGACATCCTGCCCCTCGATGTACTGCATCGCATAGTAATGCACTGCCCGGTCACGGCCGATGTGAAACACCGGCACAATGTTGCCGTGATGCAACCCTGCAGCCGCCTGGGCCTCAGTTTTGAACCGTTCCAACTGCCGTTGATCCAACACGGCGGTAAACGGCAATACCTTGAGTGCCACCTGTCGGTTCAAGGAGATTTGGTGGGCCTCGTAAACCACCCCCATGCCGCCGCGGCCGATTTCGCGGACCAGTTGAAAATCGCCCAGCGTGCCGCCCAGCGGGGCGTTCGGGGCAAGTGTTTTCGGAGGCTGTGGTGGCGGCGTTTGTTCCACCAAGTTAGCGATGATCGGGATCACATTCCCGTCGGGGATGTCCAACAGGTCTCCGATTTGTTGGTTCGCACGAAGCAGCCTTTCAATACGGGCCACCTGCTGTTTATCACCCGCGCATGCCTGTTGAACGAACAAGGACCGCTCAGCGTCATTTTCGATGTCAATGGCGTGAAAAAAGATCGATTCTTCTGTCTTATGAATGCCACTCATCATTGATTGTCCTGAACTCTGGACTTACCGCTCGCATTAGTAATGCGAAAAAACGAGCGCAAAGCAGTCACAAAACTCAAGGAAACTAGAGAATTTCGGAAAATTCATGTGGAGGGATTGGAGTTCTCTTCCATGTCACTGCGGAGCCACGCCCGCGCGAAGACCCAAATCCGCCTGGACGTGCTAGGTGAAACCCCCAGTAGCCCTGCCGCTTCATCAGCCGACAAACCGGCAAAAAACCGTAGTTTTACGAGTTCGGCCGCCCTGGGGTTCTCTTTTTCGAGACGGTTCAGGGCATCGTCCAAACTGAGCACTTGCATTCGGTCGACGTTGGCCGCTAATTCCACGTCAAACAACACATGACGTTGGAATTCACCACCATTCCGAATAGCATTTTTTTGCCGCGCGCGTTCAACAAGAATTCGCCGCATGGCCTCAGCGACAGCAGCGAAAAAATGCCCAGGGCTATCCCATCGTTGTGCTTTCTCAACATCTACGAGTCGCACATAAGCGTCGTGTACTAAGGCGGTGGGCTGCAGTGTATGATCCGGCGATTCATGCAACATCTTAGCTACCGCTAATCGCCGCAATTCATCGTACATCATCGGCAGTAACTTCTCAGCCGCTCCCGTATCGCCGCTTTCCATATTCGAAAGAAACTGCGTTACGTCGCCCATCATGGTCCCATTTCAGATAGTTTTTCAGACAAAACTTTCCGCTTCTATCGTACTGAAGGTTGTACGACGATGCATCTAAAACTTTGAAAACATTTGAGCCGTTAGTTCAAAGCCCTAGGGTTTGATAACGAATAATAGGCGGTATGGTTTACTTAATGAGTAAAAACCCGGCCCCGAGAAAACACAATCTACGTATCGTGGCTTACAACAGTTAAGCGATTTCACTCCACATACCCCGCTGCCGTTCCCAATCTATTTCCGCCGTAATCGACCGCTGCAGTTTTTCATGGACCGGCTCGCGCCCGACTACCATCCGCAACCGTTTGGAGCGGTGCCAAGCTCACGGTGGTTGCATCGACGATCACACGTCGATCGCGAGGCTTGCGTCTTGTTTTCGCATGCGGTGGAAATATGTCGTCAATGAAAGCCCATTGTTCATCCGCTAGCTGATCCCGCGTCATCACGACAACCCTCCTTGGTCTGTGGCCAGTGAAAGTTAAAGTGGCCGCGATGTTCATAAATCAGAAAACAAAAGTTCTCCGACAGAGCCTAGCTTTCCGCCACTTGGCTAGACATTTTTAAACGACATGGAGACTGCAAAAGTAATCCAGAGAGTCTGTTCAACCCTGCGCTCGACGCAAAGTGATGCGTAGTTCATTTGTGATATGCCGGAACTGTTCGTCAGTAAGAACATCGATTATCGCCACCAGGTTTAAGCGCCCCTTCAATCGGACTGACAACGTCATCAATGCACGATAGACAGGTCGGGCTTTCAACCAGAGGGCTGGGCGCTATTTTCGGCCCGCCATTGGGAGATGACTGCGCGATCGCGCTGCTTTAAAGCAGCGGTGCCGCACTTCCCCAACCAGATCGTCTCTACCCTGAATTTGAACGCGGGCTGACGATTAATACTGAGCATATTATTGAGTTTTGCACAACCATGCCGATGCGTAAGAATCCTGCCTATTGACGTTTGGCCTTTGGCGGTGAATAATTAATAGATAAGAAACGACCGCCCCCATAGCCAGGGCGGTGGTCGAGCGGCCATGAGAGCCTCTGTGTGCGATGCCAGCACGTCAGGGGCTTTTTGTATTCCTAGGATCAGCGGCCGATTCAAGGATGTATCCTAGACTGATGCCGCCAGGAGGAGATTTTGGGCCAGGCATTATCGGCCTCTTTGAATGGTGAAAGTTCGGGTTTAACGATGTTTCGAAACATTCAAGTTTGATAAGGAGCATTGAGTTGCCATGAAGTTATCAAAAAATATGTTTTCCGAACGGGAACGTAGCCTGGAAAATGAGTTTTTCTATCGCGTCGATCAGGCGCTGATTCAGAAATTGAAGGAGGAATCGGCGTGCGAGAGAGGTCTGATGGATCTCTCTGAAGTAACTGGCATTGCCGACCAAGAACTACTCGGCGAATTGTTGGAAGTCGGTATAGGCCGGGAATCGCTCATCGCGCTGTCACTGATTCCACTGGTACAAATAGCCTGGGCCGATCGTATTCTTGATTCAAAAGAACGGGCCGCGGTGTTGGGAGCTGCAGTCGCAGAAGGGATCGGAGAGACAACGGCCAGCCACCGTCTATTAAACGATTGGTTACATGACAAACCTGAGGAAAAGCTATTTGCCACGTGGCGGCATTACGTCCGCGTCACTGCCAGCAAGCTCACTCAGGAGCAAGTGGAACGACTGCGGCATGATGTTTTGCGACGCACACGGGCGATCGCGCAGACTACAGGCGGATTCCTCGGCATGGGTTCCGTTTCAGAAGCCGAACAAGCCATATTGAACGAGATCGAACAAGCATTTGAGGCGTAGTTTGGATTATCCGTTTATTCGTACAAGCACTTTGGCAGTGAATTTCGATCCAATCGGAAGTGAATTGGTGAAATCGCGAAGCATTTCGGGATAGTCGAGCTTAAGCTGCGGGCTGTCCACTGGCTGAAAAACATCTTCATCGAATCGTCGACAACAGAGCAATTTTCGATACAGGCTTTTATATAGTTAGCTATGATTGGGCAAACCAATTCTGTTGCTCCGTGAAGGACCTATGATGGCCGCTCAGAATCAAACCGCTCTCCAACTGATTCGTCAGACTGGCTTTTTGGATGATCTGTCGGACGAGGAACTTGCGAAAATCGCGGATATCTCAGAGATCCAACAGCAAGACGCCGGGACCGTTCTTTTTCAGGAAGGGACTGTGTGCGTGAGCCTGTTCATCGTTGTCACGGGCAGCGTGGCGCTGGATATGCATGTCCCGCGCCGCGGTCAGATCAGAATCCTTACAGTCGGGGCCGGTGAGATTCTTGGTTGGTCGGCACTCTGGGGCAGTCAACGCATGACGGCGATGGGGACGATCCTCGATGCTGCCACACTGGTTACAATTCCCGGACAGCGTCTGCAGGAACTATGTGACGCCGATCGAGAGATCGGATATAGAGTAATGCAGCGGATGGCCGTTGCTTTATCCCGGCGGTTGCTGGCAGCACGACTGCAATTACTTGATCTGTTTTCCGAGACACAGCCAGCCTAACCGACGCGCGGTGGAGTCCGGAAATTCACAATGCGTTGGCAATGGAGGAAATCGAGATACGAAATGGAGAAGGTTACAGAGCTCCCGGAATTCTTGCCGGCCAGCGAGTTGCAGTCGCTGTTGGATGTATTGATGAACGCTGGGTATCAAACCGTTGGTCCGACGGTCGACCAAGGTGCAATTGTTTACGACGAAATTGATTCGGTGGATAAATTGCCCCGCGGCTGGACCGACCGTCAGGAAGCGGGGAAGTACCGCCTAGAACAGCGTGATGACGATGCCTATTTTGGGTACGTTGTCGGACCGCATTCTTGGAAGCAGTTTCTCTTCCCGCCCTTGGCAACGGTCGCTACAGCGGAGCGTCATGATACCGGTTGGCACATGCGCACGCCCGATGACGATCCGCCACGCTATGCGTTTCTCGGCGTGCGTGCCTGTGAGATCGCCGCGATGCGGGTTCAGGACCGTGTTTTCACGGGCGGATCTTATATCGATCCCATTTACAAGAAACGACGGGACGCAGCCTTCATCGTCGCCGTGAATTGTACGCAGGCGGCCTCTACTTGTTTCTGCACGTCGATGAATACAGGACCGCGATGTGAAAGTGGTTTTGATTTGGCGCTGACCGAAATTGCCGACGGATTCATCATGGAGGTCGGCTCGGATGCCGGTGGTGAAATCCTGAAAAAACTTCCGACAATATCCTCCACAAGGGAACGACTCCATCAAGCTGAATCCGCACGGCAGCAGGCCCTTGAGCAGATTACAAAAACGCTCGACACAGAGGGGCTTCGCGATCTGCTGCTGGATAATCTCGATCATCCTCAATGGGACGATCTCGCCACACGCTGCCTGTCCTGCACCAACTGCACCATGGTCTGCCCGACGTGCTTTTGCTCCACGGTGACCGAGGTGAGTGACCTGACCAGGGACCATGTCGAACGACGGCGTGAATGGGATTCGTGTTTCAACATCGACTTTAGTTACATGAACGGTGGCGTGGTTCGTAACGGCGTTCGAAGCCGTTACCGGCAATGGCTGACGCACAAGCTGGCATCGTGGGAGGACCAATTTGGCTCATCCGGTTGTGTCGGTTGTGGTCGCTGTATCACGTGGTGTCCCGTGGAGATTGACCTGACCCAAGAAGTGGCCGTGATTCGACGATCGACAATTAACGCAAATCCACCAAACACAAACTCGGGGGCGGCACAATGACGGGCTCCGCTGCCTGCAAACCTACGGACCCTTGGCTGGCCTATTCGGTGACCGTGGATCAAGTGACGCCGGAAACCCCCGGTGTTGCGACCTACGATCTGATTTTCACCGACAACGAAGTGGCCGCTCGGTATACGTTTTTGCCCGGCCAGTTCAATATGTTGTATTTGCCTGGAGTCGGTGAGATTGCCATCTCGATTAGTGGTGATCCGACAAACGGCGATCGGCTGCCACACACAATTCGCGTAGCGGGCAACGTGACACGTACGTTGGCAGGCTTAGCCGAGGGTGCTTCACTTGGACTGCGCGGTCCCTTCGGCTCAAGTTGGCCATTAGCAGGTAACGTAGGAAAAGACGTGATTCTCATCGCCGGAGGAATCGGACTCGCTCCTTTGCGGCCCGTGATTTACGAGTTGCTCTCGAATCGTCACCTTTATGGTCAACTAACCCTATTGTACGGTTCAAGGACACCCGAGGGACTGCTGTATCCTGGCGAATACGACAATTGGCGAACCCGCGGACTCGACGTCCAAACAACTGTCGATCGTACGACAGATGGTTGGAGCGGAAATGTTGGCGTCGTCACGACGCTGTTGGAGCGGATGGCACTGCCCCGTTCCGCGGAGACAGTGCTCTTCACCTGCGGGCCAGAAGTGATGATGTGGTACACAGTCCAATCGGCGCGCGAGTGTGGAATCCCCGATGAAAATCTCTACGTGTCGTTGGAACGAAACATGAACTGCGCGGTTGGATTGTGTGGCCATTGCCAATTTGGTCCTGAATTTCTTTGTAAGGACGGGCCAATCTTCGGTTACGACCGAGTAGCTTCCATTCTGAAAGTGGACGATCTGTGAAATCTCCGGTGCAACAAACTCTGCCCGACATTCATCGCAAACCACGGTTGGCGGTCTTTAAGTTTGCCTCATGTGACGGCTGCCAACTGTCGTTATTGGACTGCGAGGACGAACTATTGGCCGTGGCGGGCGCGGTGGACATCGTCCACTTTCTGGAAGCGACCAGTCGGATTGAACCAGGACCATATGACATTGCCCTGGTAGAGGGGTCGATCACGACTCCGCATGACGCAGAACGAATCCAGGAAGTCCGCCGCCAATCGCGGTTTTTGATGACAATTGGCGCGTGCGCGACCGCCGGAGGCATTCAAGCCCTCAAGAACTGGGCTGATCACGAAGACTTTTTGCGTTGCGTCTATGCAAGACCCGAATTCATTTCAACTCTGGAAACGTCAACCGCGATTGCCGATCACGTCGCGGTTGATTTTGAACTGCGGGGCTGTCCGATTAACCGGCATCAGTTGATCGAAGTGCTGATGTCCCTAATTTCCGGACACAAGCCGCGGACTGCGACACATAGTGTCTGTCTGGATTGCAAACGTCGCGGCACGGTTTGTGTCGAAGTCGCGCAAGGTATTCCTTGTATAGGTCCAGTGACGCAAGCTGGTTGCGGAGCAATCTGCCCAGCCTACGATCGCGGATGTTACGGTTGCTTCGGCCCGGCCGCTCAGCCAAATTGCGACAGCCTGACGTCGCAGTACCTCGGCACCGGTTCGACGCGAGAAACCCTGGTCCCCTTGCTACATAACTTCAATGCCGATGCCCCTGCGTTTCGCGATGCTGGCAATCGCTTACAGCAGTCCGACACCCCCTCCTCGACAGGAGGCCGGTCATGACCGAATCACGCAGCATCAGAATCGAAGCCCTGACGCGCGTTGAAGGCGAAGGGGGACTGCACATCAAATTAGATGGCGGCATGATTGAAGATGTGCAGTTGGCCATCTATGAACCTCCACGGTTCTTTGAGGCATTTCTCCGCGACCGCTCTTTGGAAGAAGTCCCCGACATTACCGCTCGCATTTGCGGCATCTGTCCAGTCGCCTACCAAATGAGTGCTGTGCACGCTTTGGAGGCAGCGCTACACGTCACGATCACACCTGAAATCCGCCGCATGCGTCGGCTGTTGTATTGTGGTGAATGGATCGAAAGTCACGCCTTACACATGCATCTGTTGCACGCTCCTGATTTTTTTGGAGTCAACAGCGGCATCGAATTGGCCGAACGGTTTCCCAACGAAGTCAATCGTGGTTTGCGACTTAAGAAGCACGGCAATGAACTATTGGAAGTTCTCGGGGGCCGCGCAATTCATCCAATCAACGTCGCCGTCGGCGGATTTTACCGTGCCCCCAAGCGCGACGAATTGCTGCGTTTGATTCCCGATTTCGAATGGGGCCTGCAAGCCGCAGTCGCAACCACCCGCTGGGTGGCGACGCTCGATTTCCCGGATTTTGAACGCAACTATGATATGGTCGCGCTCAGTCATCCCAATGAATATCCGATGAACGAGGGACAAGTCGCTTCCACTTCAGGCTTGTTGATCGACGTGGCTGATTACGAAGGTGAATTCGCCGAAGAGCATGCCGCCCACAGCACCGCATTGCAATCCGTACGAAAGTCAGTGAACAGCTGCTATCATGTGGGACCGCTGGCCCGTGTCAATCTGAACTTCGACCGTCTGTCGCCGCTGGCCCGGCGCGTTGCGGATGAGATTGGTTTCGCGCCGCCATGCCTCAACCCGTTCCGTGCAATCATTGCCCGCGGCTTGGAAGTCATCCATGCCTATGAGGAAACACTGGAAATTCTTCGTGAATACCGTCCGTTCAAACCGCCGCGCGTCGAATACGAATATTCCGCTGGCGAAGGCTGTTCCGCAACGGAAGCCCCCCGCGGCCTGATCTATCACCGCTATGCAGTCAATGACGACGGAAAGATTACGTTCGCTAAAATCGTCCCTCCTACCTCGCAGAACCAAAGGCAAATCGAAGACGACCTTCGTGATTGGCTACCCGACGTGATGGGCGATGACGACGGACAGACTGCTCTCGACTGCGAACGTCTAATCCGGAGTTACGACCCCTGCATTAGTTGTTCAACGCACTTTCTAAACTTGACCG from the Symmachiella macrocystis genome contains:
- a CDS encoding 4Fe-4S dicluster domain-containing protein translates to MEKVTELPEFLPASELQSLLDVLMNAGYQTVGPTVDQGAIVYDEIDSVDKLPRGWTDRQEAGKYRLEQRDDDAYFGYVVGPHSWKQFLFPPLATVATAERHDTGWHMRTPDDDPPRYAFLGVRACEIAAMRVQDRVFTGGSYIDPIYKKRRDAAFIVAVNCTQAASTCFCTSMNTGPRCESGFDLALTEIADGFIMEVGSDAGGEILKKLPTISSTRERLHQAESARQQALEQITKTLDTEGLRDLLLDNLDHPQWDDLATRCLSCTNCTMVCPTCFCSTVTEVSDLTRDHVERRREWDSCFNIDFSYMNGGVVRNGVRSRYRQWLTHKLASWEDQFGSSGCVGCGRCITWCPVEIDLTQEVAVIRRSTINANPPNTNSGAAQ
- a CDS encoding Ni/Fe hydrogenase subunit alpha, with product MTESRSIRIEALTRVEGEGGLHIKLDGGMIEDVQLAIYEPPRFFEAFLRDRSLEEVPDITARICGICPVAYQMSAVHALEAALHVTITPEIRRMRRLLYCGEWIESHALHMHLLHAPDFFGVNSGIELAERFPNEVNRGLRLKKHGNELLEVLGGRAIHPINVAVGGFYRAPKRDELLRLIPDFEWGLQAAVATTRWVATLDFPDFERNYDMVALSHPNEYPMNEGQVASTSGLLIDVADYEGEFAEEHAAHSTALQSVRKSVNSCYHVGPLARVNLNFDRLSPLARRVADEIGFAPPCLNPFRAIIARGLEVIHAYEETLEILREYRPFKPPRVEYEYSAGEGCSATEAPRGLIYHRYAVNDDGKITFAKIVPPTSQNQRQIEDDLRDWLPDVMGDDDGQTALDCERLIRSYDPCISCSTHFLNLTVERTKS
- a CDS encoding FAD/NAD(P)-binding protein; its protein translation is MTGSAACKPTDPWLAYSVTVDQVTPETPGVATYDLIFTDNEVAARYTFLPGQFNMLYLPGVGEIAISISGDPTNGDRLPHTIRVAGNVTRTLAGLAEGASLGLRGPFGSSWPLAGNVGKDVILIAGGIGLAPLRPVIYELLSNRHLYGQLTLLYGSRTPEGLLYPGEYDNWRTRGLDVQTTVDRTTDGWSGNVGVVTTLLERMALPRSAETVLFTCGPEVMMWYTVQSARECGIPDENLYVSLERNMNCAVGLCGHCQFGPEFLCKDGPIFGYDRVASILKVDDL
- a CDS encoding NADH-quinone oxidoreductase subunit B family protein; its protein translation is MHRKPRLAVFKFASCDGCQLSLLDCEDELLAVAGAVDIVHFLEATSRIEPGPYDIALVEGSITTPHDAERIQEVRRQSRFLMTIGACATAGGIQALKNWADHEDFLRCVYARPEFISTLETSTAIADHVAVDFELRGCPINRHQLIEVLMSLISGHKPRTATHSVCLDCKRRGTVCVEVAQGIPCIGPVTQAGCGAICPAYDRGCYGCFGPAAQPNCDSLTSQYLGTGSTRETLVPLLHNFNADAPAFRDAGNRLQQSDTPSSTGGRS
- a CDS encoding cyclic nucleotide-binding domain-containing protein; this encodes MMAAQNQTALQLIRQTGFLDDLSDEELAKIADISEIQQQDAGTVLFQEGTVCVSLFIVVTGSVALDMHVPRRGQIRILTVGAGEILGWSALWGSQRMTAMGTILDAATLVTIPGQRLQELCDADREIGYRVMQRMAVALSRRLLAARLQLLDLFSETQPA
- a CDS encoding ECF-type sigma factor — encoded protein: MMGDVTQFLSNMESGDTGAAEKLLPMMYDELRRLAVAKMLHESPDHTLQPTALVHDAYVRLVDVEKAQRWDSPGHFFAAVAEAMRRILVERARQKNAIRNGGEFQRHVLFDVELAANVDRMQVLSLDDALNRLEKENPRAAELVKLRFFAGLSADEAAGLLGVSPSTSRRIWVFARAWLRSDMEENSNPST
- a CDS encoding protein kinase domain-containing protein, whose amino-acid sequence is MMSGIHKTEESIFFHAIDIENDAERSLFVQQACAGDKQQVARIERLLRANQQIGDLLDIPDGNVIPIIANLVEQTPPPQPPKTLAPNAPLGGTLGDFQLVREIGRGGMGVVYEAHQISLNRQVALKVLPFTAVLDQRQLERFKTEAQAAAGLHHGNIVPVFHIGRDRAVHYYAMQYIEGQDVSDLIKQLRQVAQKDELDLPVTKDADFSLASELVTGRFEPADLTRPDMPLDEDDDNFARPDSNAVNDTGTFAALPTKDATNKPEYFRTIAGLGIQGAEALEFAHQNGILHRDIKPSNLMLDAGGKLWVTDFGLARIEGDAGLTTTGDVMGTLRYMSPEQATGQNDAVDRRSDLYSLGVTLYEMLSLSPVYPSAARNELLQKGLEEEPSPLRQVNNAIPADLETIIHKAIAKEPADRYATAQEFADDLRRYLNGEPIHARRPSVATRISKWAQRNRTLALSFAAAFIGGIVAAAIVVVVKDRDGNVISQTTYPDGHAVTIENENTVRPPEISRRETPSPEPFAGLLPDPPALPGIARWQIVNRHVTGTPNNILGHFAWSPDGRYIAVPTDEVLRVYEFPSFELKRIFCGHTDGLTKVDWSPNGKLLATASNDDTVRIWDFETGTPSITLFGNACDVRTVKWHPNDGKRLVSGNVAGNLRMWSREGKLLKRWRGHPNSSVWEIAWSPDGKTLASAGADGTIALSNDQGALQSVIDTKKGAVSTVAWSPDGKRLLTANRGSGEVCVWKRDGTPGPVFAGHTAGPMCAAWSPDGQRVASVAHDGKRRIWDVDTGAKTEIDVGQVEMSALPIDWVAWRPGSKSIATFSNDGFHVWDASGGVIAQFAILARLRAARLSPDGQKLAANIGHADEFYMLLCNSDGTQSQSLDRLHEYPLDFAWTPDSHSVVVGGWRLHAIAPLLRLCGRDGSEGPVIINSPDVEKSSGVRRLSVSPHGNQVAVRIVSDKDPSLLQIWNLDGTPGPICEGSDITKVRSRPAWSPQGNKIAMCDAGGTLRIWKSEDGQLESSLITAGGYEVVWKPDGTQIAVVSSDFVQVWGMDGLQIAALRGGDVGQPPFEWATSTHVKFSENYSKGQATSIRYRDPRTGRFEWILAATRAKQFVKFAADGRVLDGNPDVVDREFVCVVQQPNGAVQILKPSGFRQRYQQEAP